A genomic window from Variovorax paradoxus includes:
- a CDS encoding flagellar basal body rod protein FlgF yields MDRMLYVAMSGAKQVMEQQASVANNMANVSTPGFRAQIANFRAVPVVGQEAPTRAFVAATTPGADFTHGPLTETGRELDVAVSGEGWLVVQTADGAEAYTRVGNLQISADGQLTTMGGRPVVGDNGALTVPPGSSVSIATNGLVGSRDASSTTLTGIAEVGRLKLVNPPVTDLERGDDGLFRMRAGQPPAEADEAVTLVTGVVEGSNVNPVEAMVAMIANARSFEMQMKSLQTADTNAQAANKLLAYG; encoded by the coding sequence GGTTGCCAACAACATGGCGAACGTTTCTACGCCGGGCTTCCGCGCGCAGATTGCCAACTTCCGCGCGGTGCCCGTGGTCGGGCAGGAGGCGCCCACGCGCGCCTTCGTGGCGGCCACCACGCCCGGCGCCGACTTCACCCACGGCCCGCTGACCGAAACCGGCCGCGAGCTCGACGTGGCTGTGAGCGGCGAGGGCTGGCTGGTGGTGCAGACGGCCGATGGCGCAGAGGCCTACACCCGCGTGGGCAACCTGCAGATCAGCGCCGACGGCCAGCTCACCACCATGGGCGGGCGCCCGGTGGTAGGCGACAACGGCGCGCTCACCGTTCCGCCCGGCTCCAGCGTGAGCATTGCCACCAACGGGCTGGTGGGTTCGCGCGACGCATCTTCGACCACGCTCACGGGCATTGCCGAAGTCGGCCGCCTCAAGCTGGTCAACCCGCCGGTCACCGATCTCGAACGCGGCGACGACGGCCTGTTCCGCATGCGCGCCGGCCAGCCGCCCGCCGAGGCCGACGAGGCCGTCACGCTCGTTACCGGCGTGGTCGAGGGCAGCAACGTCAACCCGGTCGAGGCCATGGTGGCAATGATCGCCAACGCGCGCAGCTTCGAGATGCAGATGAAGTCTCTGCAGACCGCCGACACCAACGCGCAGGCCGCCAACAAGCTGCTGGCCTACGGCTGA